ACACCTTTAGATTCATTTGTTCCTACAACAAGTGGCCTTTTGCCTAAAAATCTAGTTACTAAAACAACTGATTGTAACCCTTTTGCAGCTCCTTTGCAGCTTAAGCCTTCGTTTGAAAAATTCCCTGTTGCTGGAATTCCTGGTTACTCATCAGTGCAGACTCAAGGTACAATCAACCCTTTGTCAGACGTTCGCTACATTGATAACGCCACAGAGACAATCATTGATTGTTTTCTTCCTGGAGTAAACGCTGAAGGTTCAGAAGTTGTATCCGTAGGTGACGAAATTCGCGTTCGTTGTCCTTTAAAGCAGATTGGACCAGACATGCTCAACATGACTAAAGGCACTTTCTCATTACCTTTGCCTAAGCTTGGTGATGGTAGCCGTTTGCAAGCCCAGGCTAAAAACGACTTTTTGCGCATTACAGTTCCAACAGCTGCAAATGTTGCAAACCAAATCCAAAAGGTTAACCTAGCAAAAATCGGTTAATTCAACCAATTGCTAACGCAGATCTGACAAGGCTCCTTTTTCAAGGGGCCTTGTTTTTTTGTTCCCAAATTTGTTTTAAACGCGCATCTCTCCCACAATTCCACCGGTACAAACCATAACGCAGCGGATTTTTCTTAGCATAGTCTTGATGGTACGTTTCAGCCTTATAGAATTCACTAGCTGGTAAAACTTGGATTACTACTCCTTGACCTAACTGCCCTTCGATACTTTTCCTGGATTCTATCGCTTGCAGCATTTGCGTTTCATCCAAATAAAAAATAGCAGCTCGATACGAAGAGCCTTTATCACAAAACTGCCCCTGATCATCGAAAGGATCGATGTTGTGCCAAAAGATCTCAAGCAGCTGGCTGTAATTTATCTTGTTGGGGTCAAATTCTATTTTGACCGATTCATAATGGCCAGTCCCCCCTGCTGAAACATCCCTGTATTTCGGCTCTTTCACCGTTCCACCGGTGTAGCCAGACACCACATTAATCACACCGGGAACTTTGGCAAAATCGCTTTCCATACACCAAAAGCAGCCGCCGGCAAAGATGGCAGTAGATTGATCGGCATTCATCGAGTTTCCCTTCTGTACTGCTAGAATAAAGAAAAAAGTCAACAAGATCCTGTAGAAATTCTTCATCATTGCACCTTTGGCTCAGCATAAGTCCGCACAGGCTTTTGTGATCGAGGCACAAACACCAAGGCAAGCGAATTAATACAATATCGTTTGCCGGTTGGTTCTGGGCCGTCATCGAAAATATCACCCAAGTGCGAATCACAACGCCCACAACGTACCTCAACAACAGGTCCAAACCACCATCTCTGCTCTTTGACAGCCCGTATATGCGTCAAATCAATCGGTTGCCAAAAACTAGGCCAGCCGGTCTTTGAATGGTACTTGGTTTTAGAATCAAACAACGGATAATCCCCGCCACAACAAGCACAATAGTAAAGTCCATCTTCATAAAAACTATCATAGCGCCCAGAGCCTGCCCTCTCTGTCCCTTTTTCTCGGCAAATATGAAAAACTTCTGGTTTGAGAACACCTTTCCAAAAGGAAATTGGCTGCTCGCGATAATCAAAGGCCCCGAACACTGTCTGCACTTGCACACTCACCATCCATAGCCCTGCAAAACTGATCAAAATTATTTTAAGCATTCGCCCCCTTGTCAGAAGTCAGAGATCAGAGATCAGAGATCAGAGATCAGAGATCAGAGATCAGAGATCAGAGATCAGAGATCAGAGATCAGAGATCAGAGATCAGAGATCAGAGATCAGAGGTCAGAGATCAGAGGTCAGAGATCAGAAATCAGAAATCAGAAATCAGAAATCAGAAATCAGAAATCAGAAACAACTAATGCAACGTGGCACAAAATGAGCATCAGAGCAAGCATAAACCGGCACTACAAAGCCCCTATGATTTCTGACCTCTGATCTCTGACCTCTGATCTCTGACCTCTGATCTCTGATCTCTGATTTCTGACTATAGCGTTTTGCAATCGGTTATGCTAGGTTCATTTGTAGTTGGTTGTTGCGCAAACGTTAAGGATTTAAGGTTGTTACCCCAGTAGATGTCCCCTTCTCCTTTTTCTAAAAAAGATAGTCGTGAGTTTGGAATCCTGCGTGGGTTTTTCTGGCCGATTCATGCCTGGGAAGCCAAGAAATTTCTTCCCCTAGGCATCTTAATGTTTTGCACTGTCTTTATCTACACGGTGCTGCACGACACCAAAGACACCCTGATTATTACAGCCTCAAGCAGTGGCGCTGCTCTAATCCCATTCCTTAAAGTTTTTATCACCATGCCCGTTGCAATTTTATTTGTGGTGGTCTACAGCAAACTCTCCAATTTTATCAGCCAAGAGCGCTTGTTCTACGGTATTACGCTGTCGTTTCTAGGAATCCTTGGGCTGTTTGCCTTTTGGATGCACCCTAATAAAGAACTATTGCATCCCGATCCGCATTGGATTAAGTCCTTGCAACAGGCATACCCTCGATTGCAACATATTTTTGCCATGATGGAACTGTGGAGTTTTGCATTGTTTTATTTGATTTCGGAACTTTGGGGCGCTGTGGTGGTTACTCTTTTGTTCTGGCAATTTGCTAATGAGGTAACTCGAACGCGTGAGGCCAAGCGCTTTTATAGTTTCTTTGGCTTGATCGCTAATTTTTCTCTTATTTTTGCGGGCCTTGCCTCTAAGCACATGGCTGACATACGTGGTTGCTATCCGGCAGGTGTTGATATCTGGGTTATTTCAATTCAGCACATTGTCGTCATGCTTGTCAGTGTTGGCGTGCTGATGGTTGTTCTCTACCGTTGGATGCACGTGAACGTCTTAAATGATCCAAAGTACTATGACTGCTCATTAAACGAAGGATTACATCACTCAAAAGCCTCCTCGCCACCTCTGCGGCAAAGCATGAAAGTGATTTTCAAATCACGATACCTGGGGTATATCGCTTTGTTGATTATTGGCTATAACTTTTCCAACAACTTGTTGGACGTTGTTTGGAA
The Pseudomonadota bacterium DNA segment above includes these coding regions:
- a CDS encoding Npt1/Npt2 family nucleotide transporter, which translates into the protein MSPSPFSKKDSREFGILRGFFWPIHAWEAKKFLPLGILMFCTVFIYTVLHDTKDTLIITASSSGAALIPFLKVFITMPVAILFVVVYSKLSNFISQERLFYGITLSFLGILGLFAFWMHPNKELLHPDPHWIKSLQQAYPRLQHIFAMMELWSFALFYLISELWGAVVVTLLFWQFANEVTRTREAKRFYSFFGLIANFSLIFAGLASKHMADIRGCYPAGVDIWVISIQHIVVMLVSVGVLMVVLYRWMHVNVLNDPKYYDCSLNEGLHHSKASSPPLRQSMKVIFKSRYLGYIALLIIGYNFSNNLLDVVWKSQLKIQYPDPNDYCMYMGNFTMIMGFCTMGMVVFFKGIVRKLGWFAGAIVSPAFMLLAAIPFFGVVCFQDAFLGVSSFFVCTPLMLAIGLGAFQEITSKGSKYALFDPTKEMAYMPLTKELRIKGKAFVDVAGSKIGKALSGFMAGALLMTTGAPNISQATPFFAICVFVMIGIWMVAVWKLNKLYKEKQLQHEQQEAQIPITPIAVVTKQAPKKTMQKVA
- the msrA gene encoding peptide-methionine (S)-S-oxide reductase MsrA, producing the protein MMKNFYRILLTFFFILAVQKGNSMNADQSTAIFAGGCFWCMESDFAKVPGVINVVSGYTGGTVKEPKYRDVSAGGTGHYESVKIEFDPNKINYSQLLEIFWHNIDPFDDQGQFCDKGSSYRAAIFYLDETQMLQAIESRKSIEGQLGQGVVIQVLPASEFYKAETYHQDYAKKNPLRYGLYRWNCGRDARLKQIWEQKNKAP
- the msrB gene encoding peptide-methionine (R)-S-oxide reductase MsrB, which produces MVSVQVQTVFGAFDYREQPISFWKGVLKPEVFHICREKGTERAGSGRYDSFYEDGLYYCACCGGDYPLFDSKTKYHSKTGWPSFWQPIDLTHIRAVKEQRWWFGPVVEVRCGRCDSHLGDIFDDGPEPTGKRYCINSLALVFVPRSQKPVRTYAEPKVQ